Proteins encoded by one window of Pseudomonas sp. PSKL.D1:
- a CDS encoding DUF6515 family protein gives MKSRIWQLAGVGLLGLGLSVAAQAQGPGEGHGHQDPNGPGGSPLNSRDEVRQTQPPRQGYYQDIPRQQGDNRHWQGRPDGHGNGWGPGPQYRPGQTVDRFPDRYWKVPYRGDDYFYSGGYWYRPHGGSYIVVAPPYGVRVSYLPSYAREVWLGGALFFLVADTYYQYLADSQEYVVVNPPAAAPAPVPVAPAGNVYDVVAYPMYGQGQEQQEQDRYQCHRWAVSQSGFDPATATYAPPANIADNYRRALGACFSGRGYSIN, from the coding sequence ATGAAGTCGCGCATCTGGCAGTTGGCAGGTGTTGGTTTGCTGGGGCTGGGTTTGAGTGTGGCCGCTCAGGCGCAAGGGCCGGGAGAAGGCCACGGCCATCAGGACCCCAACGGCCCGGGCGGTTCGCCGCTCAATTCCCGTGATGAAGTGCGCCAGACCCAGCCGCCGCGTCAGGGCTACTACCAGGACATCCCGCGCCAGCAAGGCGACAACCGCCACTGGCAAGGCCGCCCGGACGGCCATGGCAACGGCTGGGGCCCCGGCCCGCAGTACCGGCCCGGGCAAACCGTCGACCGCTTCCCGGACCGCTACTGGAAAGTGCCATACCGTGGGGACGACTACTTCTATTCCGGCGGCTACTGGTACCGCCCGCATGGGGGGAGCTACATCGTGGTGGCGCCGCCCTATGGCGTGCGGGTCAGTTACCTGCCGTCGTACGCGCGGGAAGTCTGGCTGGGCGGAGCGCTGTTCTTCCTGGTGGCTGACACCTACTACCAATACCTGGCTGACAGCCAGGAGTACGTGGTGGTCAACCCGCCGGCAGCGGCCCCGGCACCCGTACCTGTCGCCCCTGCAGGCAACGTCTATGACGTGGTGGCCTACCCGATGTATGGGCAAGGGCAGGAGCAACAGGAACAAGACCGCTACCAGTGCCACCGCTGGGCGGTAAGCCAGTCCGGCTTCGACCCCGCCACCGCCACTTATGCGCCGCCGGCCAATATTGCAGACAACTACCGACGTGCGCTGGGTGCGTGCTTCAGCGGGCGGGGCTACAGCATCAACTAG
- a CDS encoding polyribonucleotide nucleotidyltransferase: MRIPSRVIGGALIATLLTQLTACGTLFYPDRRGQIEGKVDPVIVALDAIGILFYVIPGLIAFGVDFATGAIYYPGGTTAQVAPEKLREAVTADGKVDNLKLQAIIESELGQRVPLNDPRLIQHRGSVEQLAAYGFKPAA; the protein is encoded by the coding sequence ATGCGCATCCCTTCCCGCGTCATTGGTGGCGCCCTCATCGCCACCCTGCTGACCCAGCTGACGGCCTGCGGCACCCTTTTCTACCCTGACCGTCGCGGCCAGATCGAAGGTAAGGTCGACCCGGTGATCGTCGCCCTCGATGCCATCGGCATTCTGTTCTACGTGATCCCCGGCCTGATTGCCTTCGGCGTCGACTTCGCCACCGGTGCCATCTATTACCCGGGCGGCACCACGGCCCAGGTGGCGCCAGAGAAACTGCGCGAAGCCGTTACCGCCGATGGCAAGGTCGACAACCTCAAACTGCAGGCGATCATCGAAAGCGAGCTGGGCCAGCGCGTGCCGCTGAATGACCCACGCCTGATTCAGCACCGCGGCAGCGTCGAGCAGCTGGCAGCGTACGGCTTCAAACCAGCGGCCTGA